The stretch of DNA cttttccagcagccattgtacaaccCATACAGTGGAAAatccagctgaccaaacatgcagGAACTCCgccattttaaaaaactctagaatgtaatgtcacaaatcagcaggcactgccccattacctagcaaccccagcgaagctcagcctgttacctagcaacccaagctgagttgaatgtgctgtacaatggttcctggaaaagacaagtgttttgttgttgacttaccatccagaaaccacttgttccattcttgttggctgtgcaggaggctccatttctgcttttcaaagatgtacggttgtgtagccattttcacgtgcgagtgtaaatgttgagttggggggcgtggccagcagcaggttctttgaatttaaagtgacaagatgccctAAAAGATTTCATTCTGACTATGatttcattatctaagaatgatttggtgcaaaaaatgtgatgaacaaGTTTTGTGTAGACTAtagatcaggggtgggcaattcCAGGCCTccagggccggtctcctgcaacttttaggtgTGTCTccacttcaacacacctgagtcaaataatgaggtcattagcaggactctggagaagtTGACTGCACTTGGGTAGTGATTCAGCTATAAgtgtgttggatcagggagacgtctaagagttgcaggactccggccctccaggaccaggattgccctcTCCTGCCatagatctatcctaacctgttcaagaaaGCATAAGATCTTCAATATGactctgaattttatttacataaatgcaATCTTCAAATTGTATTCCTCGACtgttatttttacaaactggttaaaattagacataaaacaccttgaaacattttaaaacttcagcTTAGACTCAATATACCTGCGAGAGCTGGAAGTTTCTGCAGCTCTCTGTTAGCGCTGAGGGGGAATGAGGAGGTGCTGAACCTCTTCTCTCTCTTCACCGCTGAGTGGGACCCGGCCTGCTTCACCCTCAACAGCTGAGCTGCAGGGGGCGCCTTCTTACCTGAACCCTgtggaaacacaaacagcagcagggtGAGGTCAGGTTGGACGGTTCCTGCTCCGCAGGAAGTGGGACAGCAGCCACTCTAATCAAGTGAAGACAGAAAAGCGGCTGAAGGCTCCGCCGTAAAGAGGTCAGGTTCCTTTCCTTTCCGAATCAGATCGAGTGGCTCTCGGTCAGGAAACACGATCGCAGCGGGCCGGTGTTCTGCTGATGGGACGCGgcagacaaaataaatgatctCAGATTGAGCTGATAAAGCTGTCACTGGAACAACCGGAGCGAATTTAATCTGAATTTACAACCCGAAAAGAATCACACCGTCATGCcactcactgcaaaaacacaaaatcctaccaaataCATTTGGTCTAGTtatggtgcaaatatcttagtacacttgaaattagacaaaactaacttaaaagtaacatttcaggaAGATacgggagcttgttttaagtcaataattccttcatatAGAGGAAAActtactagttccactggcagattatttcatttataaaatgggaaaatgttttgctatcagtcaaataatctgccagtggaactagcaaTTTTTCATCACTTATTCCACAGATAGTAATAGATTTTActgtactgcaaaaacacaaaaaaagcatttttgtctagagcaaatatcttattacacttgaaacaCAAGTAGttaaaacttacaagtaacctttcagcaacaTAAAAGTTAATACTTCCTTATTACTGATGAAAACATACTAGCTGTTAGTGAAATAGTCTGCCAGTTTCCCATATTATAATCCAAAAtatcttgttccactggcagattattcatttataactagtactttttcttcaatattaaaacaagctcctaaacATTTGTGAAAAGCTACttattagttagttttgtctgatttcaagaAACTAAATCACAAATACTTGATAAGAATTTGTATGGTTTCTGaatagtaagtcaacaacaaaacaaatgtcttttCCAGTGAAAAACCAGccgaccaaacgtgctggagctccacctgggttgctaggtaacaggctgtgctggctggggttgctaggtaacggcgcagtgcccATAGAATGTGACTCAAcattttacaagtaaaataatctgccagaggaactaaaactttttccatcaatattaagaaattgttGACGTAAAACTACGGAGCCATAGGGGACATGgggacattttttcttttccctcgACATACTGAATACTGTAAacctttcttacggtggccgccgtaatttctgctttaatacAAGGTTAGGTGAGGTTTTTCCAAGAATGTTAATGTCtcgttgtgaaatatctgaagttttatatctttctttagatataaaggcaccacaaacctatgatataaacagaaactttccgtaagtaggaaagaaaaaaaaaatcctaatttggactaattctgagttattatcgtaataagtcatctgacaattttgattgtgtctctgttgtgttcgtagtctgaaaaTCAAATCCTGGAAACTTCAATATCTTCAAAAGTCTCTAGTCCTCCTTGTTGCTACCAcaacttttccttccactcaactttccattaagaTGCATGGATACATTCCTCTGCAAACAGCCTCCATGTGAAGAGTCAGTGACTGTCTGCTGG from Xiphophorus hellerii strain 12219 chromosome 19, Xiphophorus_hellerii-4.1, whole genome shotgun sequence encodes:
- the LOC116709617 gene encoding serine/threonine-protein phosphatase 2A 56 kDa regulatory subunit delta isoform-like is translated as MPHKSKKEKESSKSGRPKKAGSKNGPSGEEEGSGKKAPPAAQLLRVKQAGSHSAVKREKRFSTSSFPLSANRELQKLPALAGILSLS